A region of the Campylobacter cuniculorum DSM 23162 = LMG 24588 genome:
TTGATGAAGTTTAAGATGAGCAATAGTATAGGGAGCGATGAGGTATTCAAAGCCAAAAAATCGCGTAAGGAGTTTTTTGGGTTCACATCTTGTGCTATTTTTGTCTTCTATGTCCCCTAAAGCCTTTCTAAAGGCTTCTAACAAAAAGGCCCCTGTGCCTGTGGCAAAGTCTAGCAAAGTGATATTTTCATTGTCTAATGCCGCACTTAAACCTGATAATTCAAAATCTCTTTTAAGCACAGAATCTATAGCATTGATAATAAAATTCACAACACTTGCAGGGGTATAATACACACCGCGAAGCTCTCTTAATTGCGGATCATAATATCTCAAAAAGGTCTCATAGAAATGTAAATAGGGATCCTTATGCAAGGCGGTTGTGGGAATTCCAGATAAATCCTTTTCAAAGGTCTTATTAAGTTCCTTAATAATGCTTGCAGTATCAATGTGATTGATGATATAGAGCATATCTTCTAAAAGCCATTTTATATCCACTTTATCAAGTTTTCTTAAAAATTCACTCATAGTTTGGACTAAAGGAAAATTGTTAGGTATGAAATCTGCTGCTGTACTCAGTCTGATTTTTTCATTGTTATTATTGTTAAGCTTTGCAAGAAAAAGGCTATAAGTGAGCGTTTGTGCAAAAGAATCGCAAAATTCACTAAATTCTAATTTTTCATAAAGTTCTCTTTTAAAAGTATTGTAAAGACCCTTAATATGTGCTTCTTGTTCGCATCTTTCTAAAGAACCTCTAAGGTTTCTTGTGCGTCCAGCAAGAGCGGAGGCAAATTCTAATGCACTGGTAATAGGCTTTGGCTTGTAACTCAAAAAGAGTTCAAATAATTCTAAAAGCTCCTTTTCTTTATCCTCTAAATGCCCCCCAGACTTAGCATTTGCAAGGCTTTTAAGCGCATTGAAATCACAAATCTTACATTCTTTGATAATCTTTGCTTGATTTTTATCATTTTGACGCACAAGAGAAAAATGCAAATAATCTGTCAGTATGATATTATCTTTGATTTGCATATATTTTGCAATCTGCTCACTTTGCACAATGGACTTTAAATCCGTATTGATGCGTTTGTTTTCAATCAATCCCACCAACAAATCTGCTCTTGTAACTTCAAAATCGGGCATTCCAAATTTTTCTTTATTGTTTGGCTCGTGCTTAATATTGAGTTTTTCAAAATCCTTATGCTTTGAAGAAAGCTCGTTCTTTAAGGCTTTTAAGAAATTTTCAAGTGCCGGCCTGTGCGAAAGCTCTCTGTCATTTTCTTTCATATTTTTTATACTCTTAAGATAATCTTGTAAAATCATTTCAACTCCTTATGGGAATTTGATTGTCTTTTAAATAGAGCTTTAATTCTTTAATATCCACGAGTTTTTGATGGAAAATACTTGCTGCTAAAGCTCCATCAACGCCGAGTTTAAAAGCTTCTAAGAAATGTTTTGCATTTCCAGCCCCTCCGCTTGCAATCAATGGAATTTTACAAATCGCACGCACAGCCTTTAATTGCTCTAAATCATAGCCATTTTTGCGTCCATCTTCATTCATCATATTAAGCACAATCTCACCCGCTCCCAAATCCTGCACTTCTTTCACCCATTCAAGCGTGTTTTTTCCGCTGTGTCTCGAGCTTTTTTCATCGCCTGTGTATTGATACACTTTAAGCTGTGCATTTTCATCTTTAAAACTATCAATCCCAACAACCACACATTGAGTCCCAAAGCTTTTTGCTAAAATTGTGATGAGTTGAGGATTGTTTAAAGCAGGAGAATTGATAGAAATTTTATCCGCACCATTTGCTAAAAGTTCTTTTGCGTCATCCTCGCTTTTTATCCCTCCAGCTACACAAAAAGGTATGGATATATTTTTCGCCACTTCACGCACCCAAGCTCTAGAAATTCTTTCTTTCCTCACGCTTGCAGCAATATCGTAAAACACAAGCTCATCAATGCCATTTTGCGAGTAAAATTTCGCAAGTTCTATAATATCTCCCATATCTTTGTGATTTTTAAACTGCACACCCTTAACAACTCTGCCGTCTTTTACATCCAAACAAGCAATTATTCTTTTTGTAAGCATTTTATCGCCTCTTCTACACTAAAAACACCCTCAAGTAGAGCCTTTCCTACAATCACCCCGCTACAAATTCCTTTCAATCTTTTTAAATCATCAAGGCAAGAAACCCCGCCAGAAGCCTGAATGCTAAGATTTGGAAAAATATCGTGGATAAGATGATAAAGCCTTGTATTAGGTCCTTGCATTGTCCCATCTTTTGAAATATCAGTGCATAAAATATGCTTGAGTTTTCTGTCCGCATAAAATTCCAAAACTTCCATAAGTTTTTTATCGCTTTCTTCTTGCCAAGCATTGATAGCAATTTTATAATCTTCTTTTAAAACCACATCTAAGGCTAAAACTATGGATTCGTTTCCAAATTCTTTAAGAATTTCAAGGCAGAGTTTAGGATTTTTAATCGCTAAAGAACCTATCACCACTCTTTTAACCCCACTACCCAACAAGGCTTTAACCTCCTCTTTAGAGCGAATTCCTCCGCCCACTTGCAAATCCACTTTCACACAATGACTCAATTTTTCTATGAGAGCAAGCTGTCTTTTACGCGGATCTTTTGCACCGCTTAAATCCACCAAATGCAACTCTTTTGCCCCAGCCTTTTCGTAGGCTTTAAGCAAATTTTTAGCATCTTGCTTATAAATCTTTTTTTGAAAATAATCGCCCTTAAAAAGTCGCACTACCTCGCCGTCAATCAAATCTAAAGAAGGAATGATTTTTGTTTGCATCGCTTATCCTATGTTTTGTATAAAATTTTTTAGCAAAAGCTCTCCCGCTTCTGCACTTCTTTCGGGATGAAATTGCACACCATAAAAATTATCTTTAGCCACTGCTGCACTAAAGGGCTTAGAATACTCGCAAGTTGCGATTGTGTAGGGATTTAACTTCACACAATAACTATGCACAAAATAAAAATATCCTCCTTGCAAACCCTTAAAAAGCTCGTGCTGACTTAAAACCTGATTCCAACCCATATGAGGCAAAGCATAGCCTTGTTTTTCTTCAAATTTAGAAGTTTTAAAAGGAATGATATTTAAAGTGTTTTGAGAAAGTTCTTCTGAAAATTCTCCTAAAAGTTGCATTCCTAAGCAAATTCCCAAAAGAGGTTTTTGAGTGTTTTTGATAAAATCAATGAGTTTAAAATTTTCTAAGTTATTCATCGCTTTTAAGGCAGTTCCAACGCCGGGTAAGAGAAGTTTATCGGAATTTTCTAAGATTTTTAAATCTTTGCTGATTTGATTTTTAAATCCTAATCTGTCTAAAGCAAATTTCAAAGAAGCTAAATTTGCACAAGCTGTGTCGATAATGGTGATTTTCATTTTTTTGCTTTCATAAAAATTCTAAAAACTAATAGCATTTTAGCAAAATAAACTGAAATTAATGTTTTGTTTGATATAGAAACACTCTATTTGAAATTTGTTTTATGGTTAGAAAACTAGTCTTGAGTGATTTTTTTATTTTCAATATAATTTTCAAGTTTCTCATCATCTAAGATTTTATCATAATTTTGTATAGCAATTCTATCCTTGTCATTAGTTTTAAAATCTTTATTGACATTTTGTATAAATTCTTTAAAATCTTTTATTTTTCTCAATCAGCATTTCAATGGTTTCAAAATCCAGCTCCCTTTCTTTAGCATTTAAAATGCATTCTATGTCCTCAAGTCCAAGTTGTATCAACCCGATTCCAAAACTTTGATTCAATCTTTTAATCTCGTCTAAAATTTCATTGTCTATCTCCTCAAAAACAACCAAATAGCCCTCGTTAGCCCAGCTAGAATTACTCACCGCTTGAAAATAAGATTCTTTAAGATTGCCCCAACTCAGTGCAATTTTAAGCTCAAAAGAATAAATCTTAGGTTTGCTTTGATTGATATTTTTTGCAAGGTCTAAGGCATCTTCTGTGTAGTCATCAAAAGGAAAATGCACAGCAACAATGTCGGGAAAATTCCATTTATCCACACCTTTTTGATTTTTGGTGCTTTTTTCGTGATAGATGGTTTTTGCATAAGCATTAAATTTGTTGTCTTTACTATCTTTTAGAAATTTCACAAATAAAGGATGTAAATCTCTCTCATTAAACCTTTTCTTTCCTTCATTTAATTCCTTGACTCCCAATTCCTCCGCTTCATTGTTTTCATTAATCTTAGTTTCTAAGTTTGCTAATTCCCTTTCCCTTGCTTTAAGCCAGAATGTTGTAGGTTTTTTGGAAGCAAACATAAAAATAGAATCCGCTTTATCTCTTATATTAACATAAAGACGGGCTGCTAAACTTCTTATAGGGGTTTTTCCAGAGCTTACAAGTTTTTTTGCCAAACCTCTCTCTTCAGCGAATTTCCATATTTCCTTGTAGCTTAGCGGATACTCCGCATCTTGTAAAATCTCTTCAGCACATTTCAAAAAAGTCATTTTAATCCTTTTTATATTGAATTTGCATAAAGGCGTATTATATCGTAATTTAATCTAAAAAATTTATAAAATAACTATCATCATTTATATTGTATCTTTAAGATTTACGAGTTTTTCATATCCATATCTTAAACTATCGATACTCACAAAATCCCCATTTTTAAAAATATAAAAATAATTCCAGCCGTTATAATTTTCTTTATTTAAATATTTTGCTGCCATTTTATGTATGCTTAGTGTTGCGTCTTTGTCTTTGACTTTATTGTTTTTTGTTAGAGTGCAGATGAAATTTTTGTTTTTATCATAAAATTTTTCATTTTCACTTAAT
Encoded here:
- the hisF gene encoding imidazole glycerol phosphate synthase subunit HisF, giving the protein MLTKRIIACLDVKDGRVVKGVQFKNHKDMGDIIELAKFYSQNGIDELVFYDIAASVRKERISRAWVREVAKNISIPFCVAGGIKSEDDAKELLANGADKISINSPALNNPQLITILAKSFGTQCVVVGIDSFKDENAQLKVYQYTGDEKSSRHSGKNTLEWVKEVQDLGAGEIVLNMMNEDGRKNGYDLEQLKAVRAICKIPLIASGGAGNAKHFLEAFKLGVDGALAASIFHQKLVDIKELKLYLKDNQIPIRS
- the hisA gene encoding 1-(5-phosphoribosyl)-5-[(5-phosphoribosylamino)methylideneamino]imidazole-4-carboxamide isomerase encodes the protein MQTKIIPSLDLIDGEVVRLFKGDYFQKKIYKQDAKNLLKAYEKAGAKELHLVDLSGAKDPRKRQLALIEKLSHCVKVDLQVGGGIRSKEEVKALLGSGVKRVVIGSLAIKNPKLCLEILKEFGNESIVLALDVVLKEDYKIAINAWQEESDKKLMEVLEFYADRKLKHILCTDISKDGTMQGPNTRLYHLIHDIFPNLSIQASGGVSCLDDLKRLKGICSGVIVGKALLEGVFSVEEAIKCLQKE
- the hisH gene encoding imidazole glycerol phosphate synthase subunit HisH — translated: MKITIIDTACANLASLKFALDRLGFKNQISKDLKILENSDKLLLPGVGTALKAMNNLENFKLIDFIKNTQKPLLGICLGMQLLGEFSEELSQNTLNIIPFKTSKFEEKQGYALPHMGWNQVLSQHELFKGLQGGYFYFVHSYCVKLNPYTIATCEYSKPFSAAVAKDNFYGVQFHPERSAEAGELLLKNFIQNIG